The following nucleotide sequence is from uncultured Draconibacterium sp..
AATGTTGTGCCTTAAAATTTTTTGATGCTTTTATACACAAAGAAAAGAGCTATCCAGCAGAAGCTCTTTTCAAAACCACTAGGATTGTGGCTTATGACCACTATATAATTGTTTAATTTGTAGTCTTAAAAAAAGGGTAGAACATCAGTGGACGCTTTTCTTTGAAGATGATTGATAATTATACAAACCCCTAAACATAAACCAATCAAATAGCAGAGTCCTACCCTTACAGTTTATCTTTTCTTATTAACTTCTTACAAGTTACAAAATATATAAATACCAATTGGTATTATTTTATAATTTTAACATTTCATTCACTCCCTACTACAACAGCTTGCTCCTTTCAGATGCTTATCTCATAATAACTTCAACACTACAACGGTCATCGCATTTTACATCACCTCGTCTGTTCGAAATAATTATCTTTGGGCAATTTTTGTAAAGAATGATCTCGATAGATAAAATAAATCTCAGTTTTGGAGGCTTTGAGCTATTTAAGGAAATCAGTTTTCTTGTAAATCCAAAAGACAGAATTGGTTTAATTGGTAAAAACGGAGCCGGAAAAAGCACCCTGTTGAAAATTCTAACAGGCACCGAAACTCCTACTGCAGGCGTGGTTGCTGTTCCGAAAGAAACAAGCATTGGCTATTTACCACAGCAAATGAAGGTTTCGGACACACGTACGCTAAAAGATGAGGTAACACAGGCATTTGAGGAACTTTTAACTATAGAAAAGAAAATTGCCCGCTTAAACCAGGAAATAGCAGAAAGCGAAGACTATCATTCAGATGAATATTTGAAAAAGCTGGACCATGTAACTGAATTCAACGAGCGCTACCAGCTTATGGGCGGAGATAATTACGAAGCTGAACTGGAGCAAACGCTTATGGGCCTTGGTTTCGAAAGATCTGATTTCGACCGAATGACCTCAGAATTTAGCGGCGGTTGGCGAATGCGTGTTGAGCTGGCAAAACTGTTACTAAAAAAGCCCGATGTTTTTTTACTGGATGAGCCCACCAATCACCTCGATATTGAATCGATACAATGGCTCGAAGATTTTCTGAAAACATACAGTGGCGCGGTTATTCTGGTTTCGCACGATAAAGCATTTCTTGATGCTGTTTGCAATCGCACCATAGAAATTTCGCTGGGTAAGATTACCGATCAGAAAATGAACTACACCAGGTTCATGGATTGGAAAGCTGAACAAAAGGAAATAAATTTGGCAGCCTACAACAATCAGCAAAAATTGATTGATGAAACGGAACGTTTTATTGAACGTTTCAGATACAAGGCATCAAAAGCCGTGCAGGTTCAATCGAGAGTGAAGCAACTGGAAAAGCTCGATCGGATTGAAATTGAAGAAGAAGATAAGTCGGCACTAAAAATAAACTTTCCTCCGGCACCGCGTTCGGGGCGAGTTGTGGTTGAAGCCAAACACATCAGCAAATATTACGACTCGCTGCATGTGCTCGATGATATTGACCTTACCATTGAAAATGGAGACAAAGTGGCATTTGTAGGCCGTAATGGAGAAGGAAAAACCACGCTTGCCCGGATTATTATGAATGAGCTTGAACACAGCGGTACAATGAAACTGGGGCATAATGTAAAAATTGGTTATTTTGCCCAAAATCAGGCACAGCTGCTAAACGGAGAACTTACAGTTTTTGAAACCATAGATGAGATTGCTGTTGGCGATATCCGTACAAAAATCAGGGATATTTTAGCTGCGTTTTTATTCCGTGGCGAAGACATCGACAAAAAAGTAAAAGTACTGAGCGGTGGAGAAAAGTCGCGTTTGGCAATGATTCGCCTGATGCTGGAACCGGTCAATTTCCTTATTCTCGATGAGCCTACTAACCACCTTGATATGCGATCGAAAGAGATATTGAAAAATGCACTGGCTAATTTCACGGGAACAGTTCTTGTTGTTTCGCACGACCGCGACTTTTTGGATGGTTTAGTGAATTGTATTTATGAATTCAGAAATAAAAAGGCCAAACAACATTTGGGAGGTATTTTCGATTTCTTGTACCGCAAGAAAATGGAGTCGCTGAAAGAACTGGAAAGTAAGAAACAAAACTCAAAAGCGGCGAAAATTGTAACTTCGGAGAAACAAAAGAACGAGCTTTCGTTTGAAGAGCAAAAAGAAATTAACCGCACAATTTCAAAATTAGAAAAAAGCGTTACCCAAACCGAAGAGAAGATTGCGGAGCTTGAAACGAAAATTGAAGAAATGGACAAGCTGCTCGCCAATCCCGATAACATTGATGATCATTCGGTTTTTGAGCAATATGAACAGCTAAAATCAGATCTCGAAGAAAGCATGCATGATTGGGAAAATGCGCATGAAGAATTGGAAAATTGGAAGGCAAAAAAAACCTGGTAAATTTAAAAAGAAATGAGACAAAAAGGAATAAATAAAGAAGATTTTTTATTTGGAACAAGAGCAGTTATTGAAGCTATTAAAAACGGAAAAACAATAGACAAAATACTGATAAAAAAAGGCTTGCGAAATGAGCTGATTTCCGAACTTCAACAACTGATAAAAGAAAGTGAAATTGCTGTTCAGTATGTTCCTATTGAGAAGATAAATAGAATTACCAGGAAAAACCACCAAGGTGTTTTAGCCTTTATATCGCCAATTGAATTTGACAATATTGAAACCGTTATTCCGGGAATTTACGAAGAAGGCTTAACTCCTCTTCTACTTGTTTTAGACCAAATTACCGATGTGCGTAATTTTGGAGCTATTGCCCGTTCGGCAGAATGTGCGGGTGTGCAGGCTATAATTATTCCAGAAAAAGGCATGGCACGAATTGGTGCTGATGCCGTAAAAACATCGGCCGGAGCAATTCACAACATACCCATTTGCAAAACCAACAATCTTTATCACACCGTTCGTTATCTCAAAGACTCGGGTATAAAAGTGGTTGCAGCCACCGAAAAAGGCAACAAACTTTACAGCGACTCCGATATGAAATCGCCGATTGCCATTGTTATGGGATCAGAAGATACGGGTGTTTCTGCTCAAATTCTGAAACTTGCTGACGAACAATTAAAGATTCCAATTTTAGGACAAATCGAGTCTTTAAATGTTTCGGTATCTGCTGCGTTAATGGTTTACGAAGCAGTTAGGCAACGAAATCAGGCCTGAACAGGAATAGTGCGCTTAAATGACTCTTCAAGAGAAATAAAAGTTTCGGTACTGGCAACACCATGAATTTTCTGGATTTTCCCGCTTAAGATGTTTTTTAAGTGTTCGTTATCCTTGGCATAAACCTTAATAAAAATGGCATATGCACCTGTAGTATAATGGCATTCTACAATCTCTGGAATTTCTTCCAGTCCTTTTACCACTTCACTAAATAAACCACCCTTTTCGAGAAAGATTCCGATGTAAGTACAGGTTTTAAAATCGACTTTTTTAGGATTAATATGGTAGCCCGATCCAACAATAACCTCCAAATCAACCATTCGGTTTACGCGTTGGTGTACTGCTGCCCTTGATATACCTACCTCTTTGGCAACATCTTTAAAAGGTATTCTTGCATTTTTTGTGATTATATCCAGAATTTTTAAATCCCAGTCGTCTAAATTATTCCTTAAAGTCATCTTTTAACTATTTTCTACAAAAGTATCAAAAATCTAACATTATTTCAAAGTAAAGTAAGCGTAAACACAATTTAGTAACAAAATTAAAACAAAGCAGCCCAGACTTACAAAAAATACAAAAATATTATCAGTTTGTTAATTTATAACCCTTTTTACTTTCACTATTCTATTTTAAAACTCATTTTAAATATGAATTAATACTTTTATGCAGGATTTTTATAAAAACAGACAGCAATAAAAATCTAAAACAGTTATAGACAGCTTTTAATCAGCAATAAGAAATTACTCAATTTCAATAGTTGAATTTGAGCGTATTGTGCTGAACGGACTTAAAAAGTAACCTTAAAATTTATAGACATGAAAAATTCAACAAGTTGGTGGTTTATTCTGGCTTTATTGGTAATTGTTGCCGCTTTAGGAGTAATCATCCCCACGGGAGTTGCTGAAATAGACACTTCAAATCTCGATGCCGGCGATACGGCGTGGATGTTAACCGCAACCGGATTGGTTTTATTAATGACACCCGGTCTCGCATTTTTCTATGGCGGAATGACCCAATCCAGAAACATTATTTCAACCATGCTGCAAAGTTACATTGCCATGGGAATTGTTAGTGTTTTGTGGGTTGTTGTTGGCTTTAGCATTGCGTTTGGCGAAAGTATCGGTGCCGAAGGATTTGGTTTATTCGGTAACCCACTTACCTATTTTATGTTTCGTGGTGTTGGCGGAGGTACACATCCTGATTTTGCCCCTACCTTTCCGTTCGCCGTATTTGCAATGTTCCAGTTAAAATTTGCCATTATAACTCCTGCACTTATTACCGGGTCGTTTGCCGGCCGGGTTCGTTTTAGAGCTTACATGCTGTTTATGGTTTTATTCATCATATTTATTTACGCTCCACTGGCGCACTGGACCTGGCACCCAAACGGATTCCTGCGCAACTGGGGAGTACTTGATTTTGCCGGTGGTACTGTGGTACATATGTCGGCTGGATTTGCAGCACTTGCAGGTGCCATGTTCCTTGGAAGAAGAAAAGATGCCAACAAGGAAATAAAACCGGCAAATATTCCATACATCCTGCTTGGAGCGGGAATGCTTTGGTTCGGATGGTTTGGATTTAATGCCGGATCTGCACTGGCTGCCGACTCCGTTGCTGCATCAGCACTTGTTAATACCAACACTGCATCGGCTGCGGCTATGTTAACGTGGATTTTCTACGATGCCGCACAGGGTAAAAAACCTTCGGCAGTGGGTGCTGCTATCGGGCTGGTTGTAGGTTTGGTTGCCATTACTCCGGCTGCCGGATTTGTAAATGTAGGATCAAGTATATTTATTGGTGTAATTGCAGCAATTATTAGTAACTACGCCATTACACTTCGTACAAAATCGAAACTGGATGATACATTGGATGTTTTCCCGGCTCACGGAATGGGTGGTATTACAGGTATGTTATTTACTGCCGTTTTTGCCAACGAAGTGGGCTTAATTCATGGAGAAGTTACCACTTTCCTATATCACTTGCTAGCCCTTGTAATTGTTGGCGTATTCACTTTCGGAGGTTCAATGTTGATGTATAAAATTACCGATATGATTGTTCCGTTACGTATTTCTCCACATGGAGAGAAAGTTGGGTTGGACATTAGCCAGCACGATGAATCATACAATTTTGTTTACTCAGAAGATTAAGAAATATATCAAGCATAAAAAAGGCCGGTTAAAACCGGCCTTTTTTATTTTATAGGTACTTGTCGTTTAAAGTCCTGTTCCAAAGAAATAAATGTTTCAGTGCGGGCAATTCCCTCAATATCCTGCAGCTGCTCATCAATCAGGCGTTTTAAATGCTTGTTCGTTTTTGTTTGTATTTTAACAAAAATAGCATATGCACCTGTTGTGTAATGACATTCAACCACTTCCGGAATATTTCGTAAAGCTTCAGCAACCTGTGTGTGGTATTTTGCCTTGTCGAGATAAATTCCCATGTAAGCACAGGTATTGTAACCCAACTTTTGCGGGCTTACCACAAATTCACTACCATGTACAACACCAATATTTAAAAGGCGCTGAACGCGTTGATGAATAGCAGCTCCGGAAACTCCACATTCGCGGGCAACTTCCAGGAAAGGTATTCGGGCATTTTTAGTAATTAGCTTTAATATCTTTTCATCCAGCTCATCAATATCGGCTGGTTTCTCTTCTAAAAAATCATTCGATTTCATGTTTTCAAATCCTCTGAGTTAGTTTCAAATTATAGCACAAATGTAGGTAAAATTCACAATCACTAATCTCAGATGCTTAAAAACATATTATTACTTACAAATTGTAAGCACAAGATATTATTCTCGTTATAAACGTAAACGTAAAAAATCGAGTTTACCGTAGTGTAATCTTTTCAATATCAGCACCTGAAGGTTCTTGAAACACCCGCAATTCAAATTCTGGAATAACGGCAAAAATATGATCGAAAATATCGGCCTGGATAGCTTCGTAATTCGCCCACTCCTGATCTTTACTAAAAACATAAATCTCAATGGGCAAACCTTTACCATGTGGTTGCAACTGACGCACTAAAAAAGTAAGATCCTGTTTAATTTTTGGATGCTGACGCAGGTACACTTCCAGGTACTTTCTGAAAATACCAACATTGGTCTGGT
It contains:
- a CDS encoding Lrp/AsnC ligand binding domain-containing protein; this translates as MTLRNNLDDWDLKILDIITKNARIPFKDVAKEVGISRAAVHQRVNRMVDLEVIVGSGYHINPKKVDFKTCTYIGIFLEKGGLFSEVVKGLEEIPEIVECHYTTGAYAIFIKVYAKDNEHLKNILSGKIQKIHGVASTETFISLEESFKRTIPVQA
- a CDS encoding Lrp/AsnC ligand binding domain-containing protein, whose amino-acid sequence is MKSNDFLEEKPADIDELDEKILKLITKNARIPFLEVARECGVSGAAIHQRVQRLLNIGVVHGSEFVVSPQKLGYNTCAYMGIYLDKAKYHTQVAEALRNIPEVVECHYTTGAYAIFVKIQTKTNKHLKRLIDEQLQDIEGIARTETFISLEQDFKRQVPIK
- a CDS encoding ABC-F family ATP-binding cassette domain-containing protein; the protein is MISIDKINLSFGGFELFKEISFLVNPKDRIGLIGKNGAGKSTLLKILTGTETPTAGVVAVPKETSIGYLPQQMKVSDTRTLKDEVTQAFEELLTIEKKIARLNQEIAESEDYHSDEYLKKLDHVTEFNERYQLMGGDNYEAELEQTLMGLGFERSDFDRMTSEFSGGWRMRVELAKLLLKKPDVFLLDEPTNHLDIESIQWLEDFLKTYSGAVILVSHDKAFLDAVCNRTIEISLGKITDQKMNYTRFMDWKAEQKEINLAAYNNQQKLIDETERFIERFRYKASKAVQVQSRVKQLEKLDRIEIEEEDKSALKINFPPAPRSGRVVVEAKHISKYYDSLHVLDDIDLTIENGDKVAFVGRNGEGKTTLARIIMNELEHSGTMKLGHNVKIGYFAQNQAQLLNGELTVFETIDEIAVGDIRTKIRDILAAFLFRGEDIDKKVKVLSGGEKSRLAMIRLMLEPVNFLILDEPTNHLDMRSKEILKNALANFTGTVLVVSHDRDFLDGLVNCIYEFRNKKAKQHLGGIFDFLYRKKMESLKELESKKQNSKAAKIVTSEKQKNELSFEEQKEINRTISKLEKSVTQTEEKIAELETKIEEMDKLLANPDNIDDHSVFEQYEQLKSDLEESMHDWENAHEELENWKAKKTW
- the rlmB gene encoding 23S rRNA (guanosine(2251)-2'-O)-methyltransferase RlmB — encoded protein: MRQKGINKEDFLFGTRAVIEAIKNGKTIDKILIKKGLRNELISELQQLIKESEIAVQYVPIEKINRITRKNHQGVLAFISPIEFDNIETVIPGIYEEGLTPLLLVLDQITDVRNFGAIARSAECAGVQAIIIPEKGMARIGADAVKTSAGAIHNIPICKTNNLYHTVRYLKDSGIKVVAATEKGNKLYSDSDMKSPIAIVMGSEDTGVSAQILKLADEQLKIPILGQIESLNVSVSAALMVYEAVRQRNQA
- a CDS encoding ammonium transporter; its protein translation is MKNSTSWWFILALLVIVAALGVIIPTGVAEIDTSNLDAGDTAWMLTATGLVLLMTPGLAFFYGGMTQSRNIISTMLQSYIAMGIVSVLWVVVGFSIAFGESIGAEGFGLFGNPLTYFMFRGVGGGTHPDFAPTFPFAVFAMFQLKFAIITPALITGSFAGRVRFRAYMLFMVLFIIFIYAPLAHWTWHPNGFLRNWGVLDFAGGTVVHMSAGFAALAGAMFLGRRKDANKEIKPANIPYILLGAGMLWFGWFGFNAGSALAADSVAASALVNTNTASAAAMLTWIFYDAAQGKKPSAVGAAIGLVVGLVAITPAAGFVNVGSSIFIGVIAAIISNYAITLRTKSKLDDTLDVFPAHGMGGITGMLFTAVFANEVGLIHGEVTTFLYHLLALVIVGVFTFGGSMLMYKITDMIVPLRISPHGEKVGLDISQHDESYNFVYSED